One Sphingobacteruim zhuxiongii DNA window includes the following coding sequences:
- a CDS encoding DUF1573 domain-containing protein encodes MKKITSICAVVIAFISLTAMTLFTAEFKFEKETHDFGKIPAGKPVSYEYKFNNAGDEPIILADVQPTCGCSVAEFTKTPVKPGDAGTIKVTFNAETKGPFTKSFIVKSNTKTPVKTLTIKGIVE; translated from the coding sequence ATGAAAAAAATTACAAGTATTTGTGCGGTGGTAATTGCATTTATCAGTTTAACAGCAATGACATTATTTACAGCGGAGTTTAAGTTTGAAAAAGAAACGCATGATTTCGGGAAGATTCCTGCAGGTAAGCCAGTTTCTTACGAGTACAAATTTAATAATGCTGGTGATGAGCCGATCATTCTTGCTGATGTTCAACCTACTTGTGGCTGTTCAGTTGCTGAGTTTACAAAAACACCCGTAAAACCAGGAGATGCAGGAACAATCAAGGTGACTTTCAATGCGGAAACTAAAGGTCCATTCACCAAGTCCTTTATCGTGAAGTCGAACACGAAAACCCCTGTAAAAACATTGACCATTAAAGGTATTGTTGAATAA